The window GCGCCATGGCCGCGGTTGTCGATCGCGATGACGCGGCGGCCGTCGGCCTTCAGCAGGTCGAACCAGCCGGGGCCGACCCAGTTCACGTCGAGGTTTGAGGCGAAGCCGTGGATCAGCAGGATGGGATCGCCCTCGCCCTCGTCGCGGTAGGCGAGGTCGAGCCCGTCGGAGGAGAAGGTCGGCATGGCGGCTCCGGTCGTGCGGGGGGAGAGCGAGGCGTCGAGGGGCCGCGACCCTAACCGCAGCCGAGGTTAGACGAAAGCCGTGGGACCGCTTGTCCGCGCCGCGCAAACGGCCTAATCCGAAGCGCAGGCTGCACGACGATCGAGGACCCGCGCCCATGGCCGACCACGGAACCCCGCATTTCGCCAACGACGCCGGCGTGAGCGTCATCCACATCGGGGCGAAGGAGTTCCAGTGCATCGGCGCGAAGCCGCCGTTCGACCACCCGCACGTCTTCCTGGACATGGGCTCGGACGACGAGATCATCTGCCCCTACTGCTCGACGCTCTACAAGCTCCGCGCCGACCTGCATGCCGACCAGTCCGATCCGGCGGCCTGCCTGTGGAAGGCGCCCGCCGCGGCCTGACGCGGCCGTGACGCGCCCGGTCCTGATCGCCGGCGCGGGCATCGGCGGACTGACGCTCGCGCTCGCGCTGGCGCAGCGCGGCCTCGCCAGCGAGGTCTTCGAACGCGCCTCCGCGCTCGACGAGGTCGGCGCCGGCGTTCAGCTCGCGCCAAACGCCAGCCGCATCCTCGACGAACTGGGCCTCGGGCCGGCGCTCGACGCCGTATGTTGTCGGCCGGAGGGCGTCGTGATCTCGGACGCGCCGAGCGGCCGCGCTCTCAAGACGATCCCGCTCGGAGCCGCCGCCGAACGGCGGTGGGGGGCGCCCTACCGCGTGATCCATCGCGCGGATCTGCAGGCGGCGCTGCGCGACGCCGTCTGCGCGACGTCGTCCATTCGCATGACGCTCGCCGCGCGGGTTCTGAGGGCGGACGACGCCCCCGCCGGCGCGTCCCTCGCGGTCGAGACCGCGGGCGAGCGCAGGACGGTCGACGGCTCCTTCGTCGTCGGCGCGGACGGCCTCCGCTCGGTCGTGCGGCAGGCCGTGAAGCTTCCCGAGGCCGTCCGCGAGACCGGCCTGGTCGCCTTTCGCGCCGTGCTGTCCGCCGAGGCGCTGCCGGACGCCTTCCCGCTCACGCACGTCAGCGTCTGGCTCGCGCCCGGGGCGCACATGGTGGTTTATCCCGTCCGCGCGGGTCGGGAGGCCAATGTCGTCCTGATCGGAGCGCTCGGCGCGACGACGCCGGGGGAGCGGGTCGCGCGCTGGGCGGCCCCCCCCCGCGCTCTGGTCGCGGCCGCCCCGCGCTGGACCGAGTGGCCGCTGTTCGACCGCGCTCCGGCGGCGCGCATGCGGCGGGGGCGGGTCGCGCTGATCGGCGACGCCGCCCACGCAACGCTGCCCTCGCTCGGCCAGGGCGCCGCCTTCGCGATCGAAGACGCCGCGACGCTCGCCCGCGTGATCGGCGAAGGCGGACCCGATCCGCTGGCCGCCTACGAGACCGCCCGGATCATGCGCGCCATGCGCCTGCCCGAAGCCTCCCGCCGCCAGATCGCGATCGACCACATGGGCGGCCTCGCGGCGCGCGCGCGCAACCTCGCGCTCGCCGCGGCGCCGACGAGCGCGCTGCTCCGCGGGCTGGACTGGATCTACGACTGGCGGGACGGCTGACGCGACCACGAGGGAGACGGCATGACGAACTATTCCCCGCGCACGGACGAACTCATCAAGGCCTTTCCGGAGCGAATCTCGACGCCGCCCGCGCTTCTGCTCGCCTTCGCGGACTGGCTCGCGGCGCGTCCCTGGGGCTCGGTCGGCGCCTTCGACCTCTCGCCCGGCTGGTCGGACCACATGATCTTCGGCGGCGAACGCTTCTTCCGCCAGTTCGCGTTCGTCGTCCGGTTGCCGGACGGCTCCCGCGCCGGCTACTGGCTGCGCGACGACCGACCGCTGGAGCAGGCGCCCATCGTGCTGCTCGGCTCGGAGGGCGAGGCCGAGACCTGGGCCCCTGATCTGCCGAGCTTTCTGGTGCGGCTCGCGACCGCCGACTTCGACGACAGCGGCCCGGCGAGCGACCTGATGCCGAGCCCGGACGACGCCGATCCGAACCTCCGCGGAGACCTCGCCGCGTGGCTTGGCGCGCGGCTGGGCGCGTCCGGCGCAGATCGGCTGAAGCGGCCGCGGCCGGGCGAACCCGACGCGTTTCGGGATTGGTATCTGACGGGTGCGCGTGAGCCCGAGACGGATCTCGCGCACGATCCCGATACGCAGGCGATAACAAAACTGCTGGAACGCTACCGGCCTCCGGCTTCGGCGGCGCCCTGGGACGTGACGACGCTCTCCGTGGGCTGGGCCGGCGACCACGTTGAGATCGTGAACGCATCGGCCGGCCATGGAGCTGTGCCCGAGAAAGACGCGCTCCTGCCGCACCTCGCCGCGCTGCGCCGGAAAGGCGCGGAGCGCACGCCGGGGGTCGGCCTGTGGCACCACGCCTGGATCACGATCGCGAACGAGGACCCAGCCCGGCTCGACGCGATCTATCTGTTCGAACCGAAGTTCTTCCTCGGCCAGCCGCCGGCGGAGGCGTTCCGGGCCGACCAGCGGAGCGCGCCGCGCGCGGCGCGACGCATCCCCGACTGGCTGGCGGCCCTGCTCGCCTGAGCGTCGTCACTTCCCGTCCGAAAAGCCCTTGAAGGTCACGTCGGGGGCGCTGGTGTTGTGCTTCGAGGGCTCGACGCGGTCGAAGCGCACCTCGGTGGTGCTGGCGCTCTTGAAGTCCATCACCGGCTCCACAAACAGCCCGCCTTCCATCCGCCAGTTCACCCGCGCCGTGTCGGCGTTGTCGGACGTCACGAACATCGAGCGGATGCCGGCGAAGGGAGCGAGCTTGTCGCCGGCCGGCAGCCCGTCGAGCTTGACCTCGAGCGTGACCCCGTCCCGCTCCGCCTTCGCGACCTTGAGTTCGCCCACGCCGCCGCGGGCGTAGGTCATGCGGAAGGTCAGCGTCTTGGGATCGATCTCGAGCTTCGAGACGTCCACGATCGGCCGGTGCTGCTCCTCGATCGGCCCGAGCAGGAACGAGGTGCCGTAGGCGGCCTCGGGGAACTTCACCGGCGGGATCGGCTTCGCGCGCCAGTAGCCGTCGAAGGGGTAGAACACGAGATATTCGACGAACTTGCCGTCGACCTTCTTCAGCGCCTGGATCAGGTGGATGTCGCTCTCGTCCACCCCGCCGACGACGACCTCCGCGCCGCGCGCGCGCCAGCTCACCTCGTGGGTGAACCCCAGGATCTTGGTGTCGGCGTCTTCGTAGAGCGTCAGCGTTTTCGGTTCGAACTTGAACTTCGGGTCGTCCTTCATCGCGTCGCAGTGGTCGAAGTTCGGCGCGGTGTCGTCTTTCTCCAGAGCGTCGAGATAGACCGGAGGCGTGACCTCGATGGCGAAGCGGCGCACGTCTGCGCTCGTCATCGTGTAGTAGACGTTGTCGAATTCGGCGCACTGGGTGGGATGGCTGCGGTTCTCGACCAGCGCCCGCGCGTCGCTGGCCGCGGCCGGCGCGGCGAGGGCCACGCCCGCGCTCCACAGCGCGAGAATCACGGCGGCGAGGCCGCCCTTCGGATTGCGCACGTCGAAATCTCCGGCAGGTGTCGTCGGTTGAAAGCTATAGCGCGCCTTAGCGGCCGCCGGTGACCCGTATGTTCGCGCCGGTAACGTAGGAGGCCGCGTCCGACAGCAGCCAGACGATCGCCTCGGCGGTCTCCTCCGCCGTTCCGGCCCGGCCGATCGGGATGCTCGAGGCGAGGCGCTGGAGGCGGTCGGGCTGGCCGCCGGCGGCGTGGATCTCGGTCTCGATAAGCCCGGGCGACACGGCGTTCACGCGGACCCCCTCGGCGGCGAGCTCCCGTGACAGCCCGATCGTCAGGCTGTCGATCGCGCCCTTGGTGGCGGCGTACCAGACGAACTCGCCGGGCGATCCCAGATTGGCCGCCGCCGACGACAGATTGACGATGGAGCCGCCCTGCCCCCCGCGGGCGGTGGAGAGCGTCCGGGCCGCCTCCCGCGCCACAAGCAGCGCGCCGGTGACGTTCAGCGCCACGACGTCCTTCAGCATGTCCGCCGCGGCGTCCGCGAGCTTTCCGGCGGGCGCGCCGGTGATCCCGGCGTTGTTGACGACGCCTCTGGCGGGCCCGAGCGCCGATTGCGCCCTGTCGAACAGGTTGCGCACGTCGCTTTCGATCGCGACGTCGCCCTGCACGACGGTCGCCTTGCGGCCGAAGGCGCGAACCTCGTCCGCCACCTTCTCGGCCGCCGCTTTGTCGCGGGCGTAGTTCACCGCGACGTCCCAGCCGTCCCGCGCCGCGAGCCGGCAGACCGCCGCGCCGATGCCGCGGCCGCCGCCGGTGACGATCAACACCTTACCTTGGTCGTTCACTGCAGCGCCCTCGCCTTTGCCGAACGTCGCGAGCGGCTTCGCTCTTCACGTTCCTTGGGTATCGCGCGGCGCAGACGCGCCGTCGTGGAGCGACATACACCCGCCATGACCCAGCGCAAGGCGAAGAGGGACACGTCGGCCGATCACAACGGCGTCGACGGGCCTCGGACCGGACGCGAAATTTCTCGTCCGACAACTCGGCGAGCGAGACTTTCGGCCGACCCCGCGCCATTTAAGTGGGGCAACCGCGCGACGCGCGAAGGGACGGGACGCAGCCATGAAAGACGCCATGACAGCCGACGTGGCCGTGGTCGGCGGCGGTCCCGCAGGCCTGCTCGCCGCGCTGCTCTGCGCCCGCGCCGGCGCTTCGACGGCGCTGATCGCCGCCCCGCTTCCCTCCGACGCCCGAACCACCGCGCTGCTGGACCGCTCGGTGGCCGCGCTGCGCGACGCCGGGCTCTGGGAGCCGCTTGCGGCGGTCGCGGCCCCGCTCCGGAAGCTCCGGGTCATCGACGGCGGCCGGCGGCTGGTGCGCGCGCCGGAAGTGCTGTTCGACGCGGCGGAGCTGAACCTCGACGCCTTCGGCTGGAACGTGCCGAACGTCGCCCTCGCGGCCGCGCTCCGGGAGGCGCTCGCCGCCGAACCGAACGCGACGCTGATCGACGCCGCGGCGGTCGCCAGCCGCCCAGGCGAGGACGACGTCGAGATCGAGCTGGCCGACGGACGCGTGGTGCGCGCCGCTCTCGCCATCGCCGCCGACGGCAAGCGCTCCCTGATGCGGGAGGCGGCCGGTCTTGCGCTGCCGCTGACGCCGCGGCCGCAGACCGCCCTCGCCTTCACCGCTGACCATGAGCGGGACCACGGCGGCGTCTCGACCGAGATCCACTTCGAGGAAGGCCCGTTCACGCTCGTGCCGATGCCGGGCGGCGTCCGCTCCAGCGTGGTGTGGGTCGTCCGCCCCGCTGAGGCCGGGGACCTTCAGGCGCTGTCGCCCGAAGCCTTCGGCGAGGCCGCCACCCATCGCGCCGGACGGCTGCTCGGCGCGATGTCGCCGGTCGGCCGGGTCGGGGCCTTCCCCATCGCCGTCGGCGCGGCGACACGGCTCGCGGCCCGCCGCACGCTTCTCGTCGGCGAAGCCGGCCACGCCCTGCCGCCCATCGGCGCGCAGGGGCTGAACCTCGGCGTCCGCGACGCGGTCTCCGCGGCCGATCAGGTCCGGCGCGCCATAGCCGCAGGCCGCGACGTCGGCGGCCTTCCGACGCTCGCCGGCTACATGCGCGACCGGGCGGCGGATGTCTGGTCCCGCACGCTCGCCACCGAGGGGCTGAACCGCACCCTCACCTCGGCGCATCCCTCGCTCCACGCGCTGCGCGGCGCAGGGCTCGCGGCGCTTCAGGCGATCGGCCCGCTCCGGCGCTTCGTCATGCGCCAGGGCATCGGCGGCGCGGCGTGAGGGCTTACGGCAGCATGCCGTGGACTACGAGGTAGAGCATGCCCGTCACCGTCAGCACGGACAGCACCGTGCCGACGAGGATCACGCTCGAGGCGCGCTCCACGTAGGTCTGGTATTGGCTCGCCATCACGAAGATGTTGAGCGCGGGCGGCAGCGAGGCCATCAGCACCGCCGTCGACACCCAGATGCGATCAAAGCCGCCGACCAGCGTCAGCAGCGTGAACACGATCAGCGGGTGAACCAGCAGTTTGATCGCAAGCAGCGCCGGAAGCTCGCCGGGGATGCGCTTCAGCGGCCGCAGGGCGACGGTGACGCCCAGCACGAACAGGGCGCAGGGCGCGGCGGAGCCGCTGAGCAGACGGACGATCTCGTCGATCGGCTTGGGCGGGACGTAGTGCAGGTAGGCCGCGATCCCGCCGGCGAGCGTGGCCAGATTGAACGGGTGCAGCGCGACCCGCCGAACAACCAGCGCCGCCGTCGCCCATAGGCTCTCTCGCTTGCTCGCCGCCACCGACATCAGGAAGGGGACGAGCGTGAAGAACAGCATGCAGTCGAACACGAAGATCAGCGCCGTCGGAGCCGAGGCGGTCGGTCCGAGCGCGGCGAGCGTGAGCCCCGGCCCCATGTAGCCGACGTTGGAGTAGCTGCCGCCCATGGCCTGGATCGTCGCCTCGGGGATTTTGCCGCGGGCGGCGATCATCCCGACGCCGAAGGACAGCGCGAAGGCGAGAAAGGTCGAGGTCGTGGTGACCACGATGAAGCCGACGTTCGCCAGCTCCTCGAACGGCGTGCGCGAGATCAGGACGAAATAGAGCGCCGGGACCGCCACATAGACGATGTAGACGTTGAACCACTCCAGCCCCTCGACCGGCGCCTTGCGCAGGCGGCCGCAGGCGAAGCCGAGGAAGATCAGCCCGAAGAACGGCAGGGCGAGGCCGGCGACGTCCGCCATGCGGTCCAACAGGGCTCGGTGCGGCCCGGCGGGCCGCTTGACGTGCGGCTAACGCCTTTGCCAAGAGGGGTCAACGCCGCGAGACGAATGTCAGACATCCAGCCCCCCGCGCTCCCGCCGTCCTCGCCTGAGAGCTCCCGCGGGCGCACGCGCCGGAAGCGTCGCGGCCGCCTGCGCAACGCGCTCGAGGCCGCCGGCGTGCGGCTGATCGCAGGCCTGTGCCGGCTGCTCGGCCTCGACGCCGCGTCGGCCGTGTCGGGCGCGGTCTGGCGCACGCTCGGGCCGTTCAATCGCCGCCACCGGCGCGCGCTCGACAATCTCGCGAAGGCGTTTCCCGAGAAAACCCCGGCCGAACGCGAGCGCATCGCCCGCGCCGCCTGGGAGAACCTCGGGCGCAACATGGCGGAAGGCTTCCTGCTCGACCGCCTGCTCGCCTCGCCCGAGCGCTTCGACGACCGCGCCGTCCCCATCTTCGCCGCCGCGCGCGCCGAGGGGCGCGGCCTCGTCGCCGTCTCCGCCCATTACGGCAACTGGGAGCTCGGCGCGAAGTCCGTGGTCGAGGCCGGCTTCCGGCCGATGGGCGTCTACCGGGCGATCGAAAACCCGCACGTCGACGCGCTGGTCCGCAGGATGCGGGAGCCGCTCTACCTCGGCGGGCTCGTGGCGAAGGGCCCCGAGGCGCCGCGCAGGCTGATCGGCCACGCCCGGTCGGGCGAGGCGGTGGTGATCATGGCGGACCTGCGCGACGGACGCGGCGTCGAGGTCCCGTTCCTCGGGCGCCCTTCGCGTTCCACCCCCTTCCCCGCAATCGTCGCGCGGCTGCTCGACGCGCCCCTGATCGCAGGCCGCGTGGTCCGGACGAAGGGCGTGCGCTTCGAGATGCTGTGCGAGCGGATCGACGTGGTCCGGACCGGGGACCGCGACGCCGACGTGCTGGCGACCACCGCGGCGGTGGCGGCGCTGTTCGAACGCTGGATCCGCGAGCGGCCCGAGCAGTGGATGTGGAGCATGGGCCGCTGGCGCTAGCGCCGCTGCGACGAAAGCAGCGTTGCGCCGCAGCATGGGCGCGGGGAATGTGCCGGCGTCCCAGCCCACTCGCCCGAAAGGCCGTCCGCTCATGATCGTCCCGAGCGCCTACTACCGCCCGCTCGCGCTCGGCGCGCCCGCGCCCTTCCGGGAGCCGCCGGTCAAGGTGGAGCGGATGATCCATTTCGTGCCGCCCCATGTGGAGAAGATCCGAAACCGCGTGGGCGAGCTCGCGACCCAGGTCGACGTCGTGCTCGGCAACCTCGAGGACGCGGTGCCGGCCGACGCCAAGGAGGCGGCGCGCGCGGGCTTCATCGAGATGGCGAAAGCCAACGACTTCGGCGCGGCGGGCCTCTGGATCCGCATGAACGCGCTCGACAGCCCCTGGGCGCTCGACGACGTCATCGAGATCGTCGGCGCGGTCG is drawn from Methylopila sp. 73B and contains these coding sequences:
- a CDS encoding zinc-finger domain-containing protein, whose protein sequence is MADHGTPHFANDAGVSVIHIGAKEFQCIGAKPPFDHPHVFLDMGSDDEIICPYCSTLYKLRADLHADQSDPAACLWKAPAAA
- a CDS encoding FAD-dependent monooxygenase, whose amino-acid sequence is MTRPVLIAGAGIGGLTLALALAQRGLASEVFERASALDEVGAGVQLAPNASRILDELGLGPALDAVCCRPEGVVISDAPSGRALKTIPLGAAAERRWGAPYRVIHRADLQAALRDAVCATSSIRMTLAARVLRADDAPAGASLAVETAGERRTVDGSFVVGADGLRSVVRQAVKLPEAVRETGLVAFRAVLSAEALPDAFPLTHVSVWLAPGAHMVVYPVRAGREANVVLIGALGATTPGERVARWAAPPRALVAAAPRWTEWPLFDRAPAARMRRGRVALIGDAAHATLPSLGQGAAFAIEDAATLARVIGEGGPDPLAAYETARIMRAMRLPEASRRQIAIDHMGGLAARARNLALAAAPTSALLRGLDWIYDWRDG
- a CDS encoding SDR family oxidoreductase, which encodes MNDQGKVLIVTGGGRGIGAAVCRLAARDGWDVAVNYARDKAAAEKVADEVRAFGRKATVVQGDVAIESDVRNLFDRAQSALGPARGVVNNAGITGAPAGKLADAAADMLKDVVALNVTGALLVAREAARTLSTARGGQGGSIVNLSSAAANLGSPGEFVWYAATKGAIDSLTIGLSRELAAEGVRVNAVSPGLIETEIHAAGGQPDRLQRLASSIPIGRAGTAEETAEAIVWLLSDAASYVTGANIRVTGGR
- a CDS encoding FAD-dependent monooxygenase; translation: MKDAMTADVAVVGGGPAGLLAALLCARAGASTALIAAPLPSDARTTALLDRSVAALRDAGLWEPLAAVAAPLRKLRVIDGGRRLVRAPEVLFDAAELNLDAFGWNVPNVALAAALREALAAEPNATLIDAAAVASRPGEDDVEIELADGRVVRAALAIAADGKRSLMREAAGLALPLTPRPQTALAFTADHERDHGGVSTEIHFEEGPFTLVPMPGGVRSSVVWVVRPAEAGDLQALSPEAFGEAATHRAGRLLGAMSPVGRVGAFPIAVGAATRLAARRTLLVGEAGHALPPIGAQGLNLGVRDAVSAADQVRRAIAAGRDVGGLPTLAGYMRDRAADVWSRTLATEGLNRTLTSAHPSLHALRGAGLAALQAIGPLRRFVMRQGIGGAA
- a CDS encoding AEC family transporter, producing the protein MADVAGLALPFFGLIFLGFACGRLRKAPVEGLEWFNVYIVYVAVPALYFVLISRTPFEELANVGFIVVTTTSTFLAFALSFGVGMIAARGKIPEATIQAMGGSYSNVGYMGPGLTLAALGPTASAPTALIFVFDCMLFFTLVPFLMSVAASKRESLWATAALVVRRVALHPFNLATLAGGIAAYLHYVPPKPIDEIVRLLSGSAAPCALFVLGVTVALRPLKRIPGELPALLAIKLLVHPLIVFTLLTLVGGFDRIWVSTAVLMASLPPALNIFVMASQYQTYVERASSVILVGTVLSVLTVTGMLYLVVHGMLP